A window of Homalodisca vitripennis isolate AUS2020 unplaced genomic scaffold, UT_GWSS_2.1 ScUCBcl_6222;HRSCAF=13327, whole genome shotgun sequence contains these coding sequences:
- the LOC124373715 gene encoding uncharacterized protein LOC124373715: MWTIVVVATAILTSATAFENGVPYQYPYSYPQNHMSSATYTGWRAPTWGYPKSFQHSLLDTFSSLCPDCLKADGVDEVTGIPGLKDAIEYSYFHTIKPTMNEMLDNLRIDKGVAYRYFVSLCERNEHVINILPAGDVLKMFCSDIKQTVEEGYL; the protein is encoded by the exons ATGTGGACTATTGTTGTCGTGGCAACTGCTATATTAACTTCAGCTACTGCGTTTGAAAATGGGGTGCCTTACCAGTACCCCTATTCTTATCCACAG AACCACATGAGCAGTGCCACCTACACCGGCTGGAGAGCACCAACATGGGGATACCCAAAGAGTTTTCAACATAGCTTATTAGACACGTTCTCCAGCCTGTGTCCTGACTGTCTGAAGGCTGATGGAGTAGACGAGGTCACCGGGATTCCAGGTTTGAAGGATGCCATCGAATATTCATACTTCCATACAATAAAGCCAACTATGAACGAAATGTTGGACAATTTAAGAATTGATAAAGGAGTGGCATACAGATATTTTGTTAGCCTCTGCGAAAGAAATGAACACGTTATAAACATTCTGCCTGCAGGGGATGTACTGAAAATGTTTTGCTCTGATATAAAACAGACAGTGGAGGAAGGATATTTGTGA